In Pseudomonas lalkuanensis, the following are encoded in one genomic region:
- the trpB gene encoding tryptophan synthase subunit beta: protein MTSLRTGPDAKGLFGSFGGQYVAETLMPLIHDLAREYEKAKDDPEFQKELAYFQRDYVGRPSPLYFAERLTEHFGGAKIYLKREELNHTGAHKINNCIGQILLARRMGKKRIIAETGAGMHGVATATVAARFGLQCVIYMGTTDIDRQQANVFRMKLLGAEVIPVTAGTGTLKDAMNEALRDWVTNVDSTFYLIGTVAGPHPYPAMVRDFQAVIGKETREQLAEKEGRLPDSLVACIGGGSNAMGLFHPFLDDTSVKIVGVEAAGHGIETGKHAASLNGGVPGVLHGNRTFLLQDEDGQIIDAHSISAGLDYPGIGPEHAWLHDIGRVEYTSITDHEALEAFHTCCRLEGIIPALESSHALAEVFKRAPKLPKDHLMVVNLSGRGDKDMQTVMHHMQQEQKA, encoded by the coding sequence ATGACCTCTCTGCGCACCGGCCCCGATGCCAAGGGCCTCTTCGGCAGCTTCGGTGGACAATACGTCGCCGAAACCCTGATGCCGCTGATCCACGACCTGGCCCGCGAGTACGAAAAGGCCAAGGATGATCCGGAATTCCAGAAAGAGCTGGCCTACTTCCAGCGCGACTACGTCGGCCGCCCGAGCCCGCTGTACTTCGCCGAGCGCCTGACCGAGCACTTCGGCGGCGCGAAGATCTACCTCAAGCGCGAAGAGCTGAACCACACCGGCGCGCACAAGATCAACAACTGCATCGGCCAGATCCTCCTGGCCAGGCGCATGGGCAAGAAACGCATCATCGCCGAGACCGGCGCCGGCATGCACGGCGTGGCCACCGCCACCGTGGCCGCCCGCTTCGGCCTGCAGTGCGTGATCTACATGGGCACCACCGACATCGACCGCCAGCAGGCCAACGTCTTCCGCATGAAGCTCCTCGGCGCCGAGGTGATCCCGGTCACCGCCGGCACCGGCACCCTGAAGGACGCGATGAACGAAGCCCTGCGTGACTGGGTGACCAACGTCGACAGCACCTTCTACCTGATCGGCACCGTCGCCGGTCCGCACCCTTATCCGGCCATGGTCCGCGACTTCCAGGCCGTGATCGGCAAGGAAACCCGCGAGCAGCTGGCCGAGAAGGAAGGGCGCCTGCCCGATTCGCTGGTCGCCTGCATCGGCGGCGGTTCCAACGCCATGGGCCTGTTCCATCCGTTCCTCGATGACACCTCGGTGAAGATCGTCGGCGTGGAAGCCGCCGGCCACGGCATCGAAACCGGCAAGCACGCGGCCAGCCTGAACGGCGGCGTACCGGGCGTGCTGCACGGCAATCGCACCTTCCTGCTGCAGGACGAAGACGGCCAGATCATTGACGCCCACTCGATCTCCGCCGGCCTGGACTACCCCGGCATCGGCCCGGAGCACGCCTGGCTGCACGACATCGGCCGCGTCGAGTACACCTCGATCACCGACCATGAAGCCCTGGAAGCCTTCCACACCTGCTGCCGCCTGGAAGGCATCATCCCGGCGCTGGAGAGCTCCCACGCCCTGGCTGAAGTGTTCAAGCGCGCGCCGAAGCTGCCGAAGGACCACCTGATGGTGGTGAACCTCTCCGGCCGTGGCGACAAGGA
- a CDS encoding LysR family transcriptional regulator, whose translation MSRDLPPLNALRAFEAAARLQSISRAAEELHVTHGAVSRQVRMLEEELGIALFSKDGRGVKLTDAGQRLRDAAGDAFERLRSAYADLQKRSEDAPFVLGCPGSLLARWFIPRLDRLNRELPELRLQLSASEGELDPRRPGVDATLCFAEPPWPADMRVFELAAESIGPVLSPRYARHDVLVRAAPAALLDEALLHTVSRPQAWPQWAAAQGLDPGRLRLGQGFEHLYYLLEAAVAGLGVAIAPQQLVADELASGRLIAPWGFVETPARLALWVPARQLDRRAERLALWLREELTGR comes from the coding sequence ATGAGCCGCGACCTGCCTCCCCTGAATGCCCTTCGCGCCTTCGAGGCCGCCGCCCGACTGCAGAGCATCAGCCGCGCGGCGGAGGAGCTGCACGTCACCCACGGTGCCGTGAGCCGGCAGGTGAGGATGCTGGAGGAAGAGCTGGGCATCGCGCTGTTCAGCAAGGACGGTCGTGGCGTAAAACTCACGGATGCCGGCCAGCGTTTGCGCGATGCCGCCGGTGACGCCTTCGAGCGTTTGCGCAGCGCCTACGCCGACTTGCAAAAACGCAGCGAGGATGCGCCCTTCGTCCTCGGTTGTCCGGGCAGCCTGCTGGCGCGCTGGTTCATTCCACGCCTGGACCGGCTCAACCGCGAACTCCCCGAACTGCGCCTGCAGCTTTCGGCCAGTGAGGGCGAGCTGGACCCGCGTCGTCCCGGCGTGGACGCCACCCTGTGCTTCGCTGAGCCGCCCTGGCCGGCGGACATGCGGGTGTTCGAGCTGGCCGCCGAATCCATCGGCCCGGTACTGAGTCCGCGCTATGCCCGTCACGACGTGCTGGTCCGCGCCGCGCCTGCCGCGCTGCTGGATGAGGCCCTGCTGCACACCGTATCGCGGCCCCAGGCCTGGCCGCAGTGGGCCGCGGCACAGGGGCTGGACCCGGGCCGTTTGCGCCTGGGCCAGGGGTTCGAGCATCTCTACTACCTGCTGGAGGCGGCCGTGGCCGGACTCGGCGTGGCCATCGCCCCGCAGCAGCTGGTCGCCGACGAACTCGCGTCCGGCCGCCTGATAGCGCCCTGGGGCTTCGTCGAAACCCCGGCGCGCCTGGCGCTCTGGGTGCCGGCACGGCAACTGGATCGTCGCGCCGAACGCCTGGCCCTGTGGTTGCGTGAGGAGCTGACGGGCCGATAG
- a CDS encoding dodecin produces MSDHHTYKKIEIVGSSRNSIDEAISNAVVEAARTIRNMDWFEVVETRGHIENGRVGHYQVTLKIGFRISDS; encoded by the coding sequence ATGTCTGATCACCACACCTACAAGAAGATCGAGATCGTCGGTTCCTCCCGCAACAGCATCGATGAGGCGATCAGCAATGCTGTCGTCGAGGCGGCGAGGACAATTCGCAACATGGACTGGTTCGAGGTCGTGGAAACCCGTGGGCATATCGAGAACGGTCGCGTCGGCCATTACCAGGTGACCCTGAAGATCGGCTTCCGCATCAGCGACAGCTGA
- a CDS encoding DUF1161 domain-containing protein has translation MKKLLLGLGLFTLAGSAFAAVKPCEELKAEIDAKLKDKGVVSYSLEVVDKGNAAGKQVVGTCEGGSKEITYQRN, from the coding sequence ATGAAGAAACTGCTGTTGGGCCTTGGCCTGTTCACCCTGGCCGGTTCGGCCTTCGCCGCCGTGAAACCCTGCGAAGAGCTCAAGGCCGAAATCGACGCCAAGCTCAAGGACAAGGGCGTCGTTTCCTACAGCCTGGAAGTCGTCGACAAGGGCAATGCCGCCGGCAAGCAGGTGGTGGGTACCTGCGAGGGTGGCAGCAAGGAAATCACCTACCAGCGCAATTGA
- a CDS encoding LLM class flavin-dependent oxidoreductase, whose protein sequence is MSALSKLPLSVLDLAPVRDHGGATQALHNSLELARHVEQLGFSRFWVAEHHNMDGIASSATAVLLAYLAGGTSRIRLGSGGIMLPNHAPLVVAEQFGTLASLYPGRIELGLGRAPGADHLTARALRRDRLGSADDFPQDVEELEMLLGPRQPEQKVIAMPGADTNVPIWLLGSSLFSAQLAGQKGLPYAFASHFAPRYMHEAIRVYRNHFRPSAVLDKPYVMLGVPLVAAPTDEEAEFLATTVYQRVLALIRGESLVLRPPVESMAGRWLPHEKDAVGSFLAMAMVGGPEKIRARLQVLLDQTDADELIFTCDLYQHEHRLRAFDILASLRD, encoded by the coding sequence ATGTCTGCCCTGTCCAAGCTGCCCCTTTCCGTTCTCGATCTGGCCCCCGTGCGCGACCACGGCGGCGCCACCCAGGCCTTGCACAACTCCCTGGAGCTGGCGCGTCACGTCGAACAGCTGGGCTTCTCGCGTTTCTGGGTCGCCGAGCACCACAACATGGACGGTATCGCCAGCTCCGCGACCGCCGTGCTGCTCGCCTACCTGGCCGGCGGTACGTCGCGCATCCGTCTGGGCTCCGGCGGCATCATGCTGCCCAACCACGCGCCACTGGTGGTCGCCGAACAGTTCGGCACCCTCGCCAGCCTCTATCCGGGCCGCATCGAGCTGGGCCTTGGCCGCGCGCCGGGGGCTGACCATCTCACCGCCCGCGCCCTGCGTCGCGACCGCCTGGGCAGCGCCGACGACTTCCCGCAGGACGTCGAAGAGCTGGAAATGCTCCTCGGTCCGCGCCAGCCGGAGCAGAAAGTGATCGCCATGCCGGGTGCGGACACCAACGTGCCCATCTGGCTGCTCGGCTCCAGCCTGTTCAGCGCCCAGCTGGCCGGGCAGAAAGGCCTGCCGTACGCCTTCGCCTCGCACTTCGCACCGCGCTACATGCATGAGGCGATTCGCGTCTACCGCAATCATTTCCGCCCCTCGGCGGTGCTGGACAAGCCCTACGTGATGCTGGGCGTGCCGCTGGTGGCGGCGCCCACCGACGAAGAGGCGGAATTCCTCGCCACCACGGTGTACCAGCGGGTCCTGGCGCTGATTCGCGGCGAAAGCCTGGTATTGCGCCCACCTGTGGAAAGCATGGCGGGTCGCTGGCTGCCCCATGAGAAGGATGCGGTGGGCAGTTTCCTGGCCATGGCCATGGTGGGTGGCCCGGAGAAGATCCGTGCGCGCCTGCAGGTGCTACTGGACCAGACCGATGCCGACGAGCTGATCTTCACCTGCGACCTTTACCAGCACGAGCACCGGCTCAGGGCGTTCGACATCCTTGCCAGTCTTCGCGACTGA
- a CDS encoding PA0061/PA0062 family lipoprotein gives MRMLLALTLLASLCACASKLPEPDPRMAWIDVAPDPSDTLMANRLDDKRWGDGRYYQVMPGKHELELRYQFEAGGGGGGFGMNAEPTIITCYMELHYDQFEAGKRYRVEARNAANQPMAWLYDDQRNVLARHEIFPRCGPF, from the coding sequence ATGCGCATGCTGTTGGCCCTGACGCTGCTGGCCAGCCTCTGCGCCTGCGCCAGCAAGCTGCCAGAACCCGATCCGCGGATGGCGTGGATCGACGTCGCCCCCGACCCCAGTGACACCCTCATGGCCAACCGCCTCGACGACAAGCGCTGGGGCGACGGCCGCTACTACCAGGTAATGCCCGGCAAGCATGAACTGGAATTGCGCTACCAGTTCGAAGCCGGCGGCGGCGGTGGCGGCTTCGGCATGAACGCCGAACCCACCATCATTACCTGCTACATGGAGCTGCACTACGACCAGTTCGAGGCCGGCAAGCGCTACCGCGTGGAAGCCCGAAACGCCGCCAACCAGCCCATGGCCTGGCTCTACGACGACCAGCGCAATGTACTGGCGCGCCATGAGATCTTCCCGCGCTGCGGCCCCTTCTGA
- a CDS encoding PA0061/PA0062 family lipoprotein — protein MRPLLLFLPLLSLGGCALMLPSHDPNQAWISLHKQEGQDIQASRVDDQALSDPRYFQVTPGRHELEVRLEFDVGGHDIGQGSTNYRRTCLLKLAYADFAAGERYLLQAGGIGFRPWARLYDERNQEVAKARESRCGDV, from the coding sequence ATGCGCCCTCTGCTGCTTTTCCTGCCGCTTCTCAGCCTTGGCGGCTGCGCCCTGATGCTGCCCAGCCACGATCCGAACCAGGCCTGGATCTCCCTGCACAAGCAGGAAGGCCAGGACATCCAGGCCAGCCGAGTGGATGACCAGGCACTTTCCGACCCGCGCTACTTCCAGGTCACGCCGGGCCGGCACGAACTGGAGGTGCGCCTGGAGTTCGACGTGGGCGGCCACGACATCGGCCAGGGCAGCACGAATTATCGGCGCACCTGCCTGCTCAAGCTGGCCTACGCCGACTTCGCAGCGGGCGAGCGCTACCTGCTGCAGGCCGGTGGTATCGGTTTCCGCCCCTGGGCGCGGCTGTATGACGAGCGCAACCAGGAAGTCGCCAAGGCCCGGGAAAGTCGCTGCGGCGATGTCTGA
- a CDS encoding aminopeptidase — MLTTLVIELLDRIHRPWVPLLGAVLLSGCSSLDYYGQLARGQLALLHARQPVQTLIDDPAQPQRLRQRLALTQAARTFASASLGLPDNGSYRVYADIRRPYVVWNLFATAEFSLQPETHCFPIAGCVAYRGYYQLSRARGAAALLKQQGLDTWVGGVEAYSTLGWFDDPLLNTMLRWDDDRLAALIFHELAHQQLYVPGDTAFNESFASFVEREGLDQWRASRGLFTRGDEDSRRRDALTRLVLDARERLEQLYASGLPPERMRQAKAGEFERLRRDYRAMRDRDWGGYNRFDAWMEGPMNNAKLLPFGLYDQWVPAFAALFREAGGNWQAFYRRAGELGDLPQQERMRALESLVANR; from the coding sequence ATGCTGACCACCCTTGTTATCGAACTGCTTGACCGCATCCACAGGCCCTGGGTTCCCCTGCTGGGCGCCGTGCTGCTGAGCGGTTGTTCCAGCCTGGATTACTACGGCCAGTTGGCGCGCGGACAGCTCGCCCTGCTGCACGCCCGCCAGCCGGTACAGACGCTGATCGACGACCCCGCCCAGCCACAAAGGCTGCGCCAGCGCCTGGCACTCACCCAGGCGGCACGAACCTTCGCCAGTGCGTCCCTGGGGTTGCCGGACAACGGCAGCTACCGCGTCTACGCCGATATCCGGCGGCCCTATGTGGTGTGGAACCTGTTCGCCACGGCGGAGTTTTCCCTGCAGCCGGAAACCCACTGCTTTCCCATCGCCGGTTGCGTCGCCTATCGCGGCTACTACCAGTTGAGCCGTGCCAGAGGCGCGGCGGCATTGCTCAAGCAACAGGGCCTGGATACCTGGGTGGGCGGCGTCGAGGCCTATTCCACCCTGGGCTGGTTCGACGACCCGTTGCTCAACACCATGCTGCGCTGGGATGACGACCGCCTTGCCGCGCTGATCTTCCATGAACTGGCCCACCAGCAGCTGTATGTGCCGGGGGATACGGCGTTCAACGAGTCCTTCGCCAGCTTCGTCGAGCGCGAAGGCCTGGACCAGTGGCGCGCCAGTCGTGGCCTTTTCACCCGGGGCGACGAAGACTCCCGGCGCCGGGACGCCCTGACCCGCCTGGTGCTGGATGCCCGCGAGCGCCTGGAACAGCTCTACGCCAGCGGCTTGCCGCCCGAGCGCATGCGCCAGGCCAAGGCCGGGGAATTCGAGCGCCTGCGCCGCGACTACCGCGCCATGCGCGACCGCGATTGGGGCGGCTACAACCGCTTCGACGCCTGGATGGAAGGACCGATGAACAACGCCAAGCTGCTGCCCTTCGGGCTCTACGACCAGTGGGTACCGGCCTTCGCCGCGTTGTTCCGCGAGGCGGGCGGAAATTGGCAAGCCTTCTACCGGCGCGCCGGGGAACTGGGGGATCTGCCTCAGCAGGAACGCATGCGAGCACTGGAAAGCCTGGTGGCTAACCGCTAG
- a CDS encoding DUF1161 domain-containing protein produces MRKVAVVLMLGALAGTAVAAPKPCEELKQEIEVKIQAAGVTSYTLEIVPNAEVKDQNMVVGSCENGTKKIIYQRNGD; encoded by the coding sequence ATGAGAAAAGTTGCTGTAGTCCTGATGCTGGGCGCGCTGGCAGGCACCGCTGTGGCGGCACCCAAGCCCTGCGAGGAGCTGAAGCAGGAAATCGAAGTGAAGATCCAGGCCGCCGGCGTCACCAGCTACACGCTGGAGATAGTCCCCAACGCCGAAGTGAAGGACCAGAACATGGTGGTCGGCTCCTGCGAGAACGGCACCAAGAAGATCATCTACCAGCGCAATGGGGATTGA
- a CDS encoding HAD family hydrolase: MDYRNILFDLDGTLTDPREGITRSVQYALGKLDIHEPDLAKLEHFIGPPLLQCFMQTYDLPEERAWEAVNHYRDRFKVTGLYENHMFDGIDALLGRLREQGRTLYIATSKPTVFAREIARHFGFDRHFKHIYGSELDGTRTNKVELIAHLLEAERLDRADTLMIGDRKHDLIGANRNGLHGAGVGYGFGSREELMGEAPAYYFASLDELSRAFG; this comes from the coding sequence ATGGATTACCGCAACATCCTCTTCGACCTCGACGGCACCCTCACCGACCCGCGCGAGGGCATCACCCGTTCGGTGCAGTACGCGCTCGGCAAACTGGATATCCACGAGCCTGACCTGGCGAAGCTGGAGCACTTCATCGGCCCGCCGCTGCTGCAGTGCTTCATGCAGACCTACGACCTCCCCGAGGAACGTGCCTGGGAAGCGGTGAACCACTACCGTGACCGCTTCAAGGTCACCGGGCTCTACGAGAACCACATGTTCGACGGCATCGATGCGTTGCTCGGACGCCTGCGCGAACAGGGCCGCACCCTGTACATCGCCACCAGCAAGCCGACCGTATTCGCCCGCGAGATCGCCCGGCATTTCGGCTTCGACCGGCACTTCAAGCACATCTACGGCAGCGAACTGGACGGCACCCGCACCAACAAGGTGGAGCTGATCGCCCACCTGCTGGAAGCTGAACGCCTGGACCGCGCCGACACCCTGATGATCGGTGATCGCAAGCACGACCTGATCGGCGCAAACCGCAACGGCCTGCACGGCGCGGGCGTGGGTTACGGCTTCGGCAGCCGCGAGGAGCTGATGGGCGAGGCGCCGGCCTACTACTTCGCCAGCCTGGATGAGCTGAGCCGGGCGTTTGGTTGA
- a CDS encoding gamma carbonic anhydrase family protein, which translates to MNPIRTYQGISPQLGERVFVDASAVVIGDVHLGDDSSVWPLVTIRGDMHRIRIGARTSVQDGSVLHITHAGPFNPDGYPLEIGDDVTIGHKALLHGCKVGSRVLIGMGSIVMDGAVIEDDVVLGAGSLVPPGKRLESGYLYVGSPVKQARPLSDKEKAFFTYSAANYVKLKDLHIAEGYGG; encoded by the coding sequence ATGAACCCGATCAGAACCTACCAGGGCATCAGCCCCCAGCTCGGCGAGCGGGTCTTCGTCGATGCCTCCGCCGTGGTCATCGGCGACGTGCACCTCGGCGACGACAGCTCGGTCTGGCCGCTGGTGACCATCCGTGGCGACATGCACCGCATCCGCATCGGCGCCCGCACCAGCGTCCAGGATGGCAGCGTGCTGCACATCACTCACGCCGGCCCGTTCAACCCCGACGGCTACCCGCTGGAAATCGGTGACGACGTGACCATCGGCCACAAGGCCCTGCTGCACGGTTGCAAGGTCGGCAGCCGGGTGCTGATCGGCATGGGCAGCATCGTCATGGACGGTGCGGTGATCGAGGACGACGTGGTGCTCGGCGCCGGCAGCCTGGTGCCGCCGGGCAAGCGCCTGGAAAGCGGTTACCTCTACGTCGGCAGCCCGGTGAAACAGGCCCGCCCGCTGAGCGACAAGGAAAAGGCCTTCTTCACCTACAGCGCGGCCAACTACGTGAAGCTGAAGGACCTGCACATCGCCGAAGGCTACGGGGGCTGA